From the Homo sapiens chromosome 1, GRCh38.p14 Primary Assembly genome, one window contains:
- the TNFRSF14 gene encoding tumor necrosis factor receptor superfamily member 14 isoform 2 precursor (isoform 2 precursor is encoded by transcript variant 2): MEPPGDWGPPPWRSTPKTDVLRLVLYLTFLGAPCYAPALPSCKEDEYPVGSECCPKCSPGYRVKEACGELTGTVCEPCPPGTYIAHLNGLSKCLQCQMCDPAMGLRASRNCSRTENAVCGCSPGHFCIVQDGDHCAACRAYATSSPGQRVQKGGTESQDTLCQNCPPGTFSPNGTLEECQHQTK; this comes from the exons ATGGAGCCTCCTGGAGACTGGGGGCCTCCTCCCTGGAGATCCACCCCCAAAACCGACGTCTTGAGGCTG GTGCTGTATCTCACCTTCCTGGGAGCCCCCTGCTACGCCCCAGCTCTGCCGTCCTGCAAGGAGGACGAGTACCCAGTGGGCTCCGAGTGCTGCCCCAAGTGCAGTCCAG GTTATCGTGTGAAGGAGGCCTGCGGGGAGCTGACGGGCACAGTGTGTGAACCCTGCCCTCCAGGCACCTACATTGCCCACCTCAATGGCCTAAGCAAGTGTCTGCAGTGCCAAATGTGTGACCCAG CCATGGGCCTGCGCGCGAGCCGGAACTGCTCCAGGACAGAGAACGCCGTGTGTGGCTGCAGCCCAGGCCACTTCTGCATCGTCCAGGACGGGGACCACTGCGCCGCGTGCCGCGCTTACGCCACCTCCAGCCCGGGCCAGAGGGTGCAGAAGGGAG GCACCGAGAGTCAGGACACCCTGTGTCAGAACTGCCCCCCGGGGACCTTCTCTCCCAATGGGACCCTGGAGGAATGTCAGCACCAGACCAA GTGA
- the TNFRSF14 gene encoding tumor necrosis factor receptor superfamily member 14 isoform X4, translating to MEPPGDWGPPPWRSTPKTDVLRLVLYLTFLGAPCYAPALPSCKEDEYPVGSECCPKCSPGYRVKEACGELTGTVCEPCPPGTYIAHLNGLSKCLQCQMCDPAMGLRASRNCSRTENAVCGCSPGHFCIVQDGDHCAACRAYATSSPGQRVQKGGTESQDTLCQNCPPGTFSPNGTLEECQHQTNRAWKSQTDL from the exons ATGGAGCCTCCTGGAGACTGGGGGCCTCCTCCCTGGAGATCCACCCCCAAAACCGACGTCTTGAGGCTG GTGCTGTATCTCACCTTCCTGGGAGCCCCCTGCTACGCCCCAGCTCTGCCGTCCTGCAAGGAGGACGAGTACCCAGTGGGCTCCGAGTGCTGCCCCAAGTGCAGTCCAG GTTATCGTGTGAAGGAGGCCTGCGGGGAGCTGACGGGCACAGTGTGTGAACCCTGCCCTCCAGGCACCTACATTGCCCACCTCAATGGCCTAAGCAAGTGTCTGCAGTGCCAAATGTGTGACCCAG CCATGGGCCTGCGCGCGAGCCGGAACTGCTCCAGGACAGAGAACGCCGTGTGTGGCTGCAGCCCAGGCCACTTCTGCATCGTCCAGGACGGGGACCACTGCGCCGCGTGCCGCGCTTACGCCACCTCCAGCCCGGGCCAGAGGGTGCAGAAGGGAG GCACCGAGAGTCAGGACACCCTGTGTCAGAACTGCCCCCCGGGGACCTTCTCTCCCAATGGGACCCTGGAGGAATGTCAGCACCAGACCAA CCGAGCTTGGAAAAGTCAGACAGACCTCTGA
- the TNFRSF14 gene encoding tumor necrosis factor receptor superfamily member 14 isoform X1, with protein sequence MEPPGDWGPPPWRSTPKTDVLRLVLYLTFLGAPCYAPALPSCKEDEYPVGSECCPKCSPGYRVKEACGELTGTVCEPCPPGTYIAHLNGLSKCLQCQMCDPAMGLRASRNCSRTENAVCGCSPGHFCIVQDGDHCAACRAYATSSPGQRVQKGGTESQDTLCQNCPPGTFSPNGTLEECQHQTKCSWLVTKAGAGTSSSHWVWWFLSGSLVIVIVCSTVGLIICVKRRKPRGDVVKVIVSVQRKRQEAEGEATVIEALQAPPDVTTVAVEETIPSFTGRSPNH encoded by the exons ATGGAGCCTCCTGGAGACTGGGGGCCTCCTCCCTGGAGATCCACCCCCAAAACCGACGTCTTGAGGCTG GTGCTGTATCTCACCTTCCTGGGAGCCCCCTGCTACGCCCCAGCTCTGCCGTCCTGCAAGGAGGACGAGTACCCAGTGGGCTCCGAGTGCTGCCCCAAGTGCAGTCCAG GTTATCGTGTGAAGGAGGCCTGCGGGGAGCTGACGGGCACAGTGTGTGAACCCTGCCCTCCAGGCACCTACATTGCCCACCTCAATGGCCTAAGCAAGTGTCTGCAGTGCCAAATGTGTGACCCAG CCATGGGCCTGCGCGCGAGCCGGAACTGCTCCAGGACAGAGAACGCCGTGTGTGGCTGCAGCCCAGGCCACTTCTGCATCGTCCAGGACGGGGACCACTGCGCCGCGTGCCGCGCTTACGCCACCTCCAGCCCGGGCCAGAGGGTGCAGAAGGGAG GCACCGAGAGTCAGGACACCCTGTGTCAGAACTGCCCCCCGGGGACCTTCTCTCCCAATGGGACCCTGGAGGAATGTCAGCACCAGACCAA GTGCAGCTGGCTGGTGACGAAGGCCGGAGCTGGGACCAGCAGCTCCCACTGGGTATGGTGGTTTCTCTCAGGGAGCCTCGTCATCGTCATTGTTTGCTCCACAGTTGGCCTAATCATATGTGTGAAAAGAAGAAAGCCAAGGG GTGATGTAGTCAAGGTGATCGTCTCCGTCCAG CGGAAAAGACAGGAGGCAGAAGGTGAGGCCACAGTCATTGAGGCCCTGCAGGCCCCTCCGGACGTCACCACGGTGGCCGTGGAGGAGACAATACCCTCATTCACGGGGAGGAGCCCAAACCACTGA
- the TNFRSF14 gene encoding tumor necrosis factor receptor superfamily member 14 isoform X3: MEPPGDWGPPPWRSTPKTDVLRLVLYLTFLGAPCYAPALPSCKEDEYPVGSECCPKCSPGYRVKEACGELTGTVCEPCPPGTYIAHLNGLSKCLQCQMCDPAMGLRASRNCSRTENAVCGCSPGHFCIVQDGDHCAACRAYATSSPGQRVQKGGTESQDTLCQNCPPGTFSPNGTLEECQHQTNWPNHMCEKKKAKG, encoded by the exons ATGGAGCCTCCTGGAGACTGGGGGCCTCCTCCCTGGAGATCCACCCCCAAAACCGACGTCTTGAGGCTG GTGCTGTATCTCACCTTCCTGGGAGCCCCCTGCTACGCCCCAGCTCTGCCGTCCTGCAAGGAGGACGAGTACCCAGTGGGCTCCGAGTGCTGCCCCAAGTGCAGTCCAG GTTATCGTGTGAAGGAGGCCTGCGGGGAGCTGACGGGCACAGTGTGTGAACCCTGCCCTCCAGGCACCTACATTGCCCACCTCAATGGCCTAAGCAAGTGTCTGCAGTGCCAAATGTGTGACCCAG CCATGGGCCTGCGCGCGAGCCGGAACTGCTCCAGGACAGAGAACGCCGTGTGTGGCTGCAGCCCAGGCCACTTCTGCATCGTCCAGGACGGGGACCACTGCGCCGCGTGCCGCGCTTACGCCACCTCCAGCCCGGGCCAGAGGGTGCAGAAGGGAG GCACCGAGAGTCAGGACACCCTGTGTCAGAACTGCCCCCCGGGGACCTTCTCTCCCAATGGGACCCTGGAGGAATGTCAGCACCAGACCAA TTGGCCTAATCATATGTGTGAAAAGAAGAAAGCCAAGGG GTGA
- the TNFRSF14 gene encoding tumor necrosis factor receptor superfamily member 14 isoform X5, with translation MEPPGDWGPPPWRSTPKTDVLRLVLYLTFLGAPCYAPALPSCKEDEYPVGSECCPKCSPGYRVKEACGELTGTVCEPCPPGTYIAHLNGLSKCLQCQMCDPDIGSPCDLRGRGHLEAGAHLSPGRQKGEPDPEVAFESLSAEPVHAANGSVPLEPHARLSMASAPCGQAGLHLRDRADGTPGGRA, from the exons ATGGAGCCTCCTGGAGACTGGGGGCCTCCTCCCTGGAGATCCACCCCCAAAACCGACGTCTTGAGGCTG GTGCTGTATCTCACCTTCCTGGGAGCCCCCTGCTACGCCCCAGCTCTGCCGTCCTGCAAGGAGGACGAGTACCCAGTGGGCTCCGAGTGCTGCCCCAAGTGCAGTCCAG GTTATCGTGTGAAGGAGGCCTGCGGGGAGCTGACGGGCACAGTGTGTGAACCCTGCCCTCCAGGCACCTACATTGCCCACCTCAATGGCCTAAGCAAGTGTCTGCAGTGCCAAATGTGTGACCCAG ATATTGGTTCCCCCTGTGACCTCAGGGGAAGAGGTCACCTGGAGGCTGGTGCCCACCTGAGTCCAGGCAGACAGAAAGGGGAACCAGACCCAGAGGTGGCCTTTGAGTCACTGAGCGCAGAGCCTGTCCATGCGGCCAACGGCTCTGTCCCCTTGGAGCCTCATGCCAGGCTCAGCATGGCCAGTGCTCCCTGCGGCCAGGCAGGACTGCACCTGCGGGACAGGGCTGACGGCACACCTGGGGGCAGGGCCTGA
- the TNFRSF14 gene encoding tumor necrosis factor receptor superfamily member 14 isoform X2, with product MLSWPVDGVPASTYPSQPLLLDSSHGPAREPELLQDRERRVWLQPRPLLHRPGRGPLRRVPRLRHLQPGPEGAEGRHRESGHPVSELPPGDLLSQWDPGGMSAPDQPSLEKSDRPLRSHPGAATSPASLGPVFTAWGPGSQGGSLRLSEHWALHLPLPRPRPHSRRCSWLVTKAGAGTSSSHWVWWFLSGSLVIVIVCSTVGLIICVKRRKPRGDVVKVIVSVQRKRQEAEGEATVIEALQAPPDVTTVAVEETIPSFTGRSPNH from the exons ATGCTGTCCTGGCCCGTGGATGGTGTCCCGGCCTCCACGTACCCCTCTCAGCCCCTCCTCTTGGACTCCAGCCATGGGCCTGCGCGCGAGCCGGAACTGCTCCAGGACAGAGAACGCCGTGTGTGGCTGCAGCCCAGGCCACTTCTGCATCGTCCAGGACGGGGACCACTGCGCCGCGTGCCGCGCTTACGCCACCTCCAGCCCGGGCCAGAGGGTGCAGAAGGGAG GCACCGAGAGTCAGGACACCCTGTGTCAGAACTGCCCCCCGGGGACCTTCTCTCCCAATGGGACCCTGGAGGAATGTCAGCACCAGACCAA CCGAGCTTGGAAAAGTCAGACAGACCTCTGAGGTCTCATCCTGGAGCTGCCACCAGCCCAGCCTCCCTGGGACCTGTCTTCACTGCCTGGGGCCCTGGGAGCCAGGGAGGCTCCCTGAGGCTGAGTGAACACTGGGCGCTGCACCTGCCTCTCCCACGTCCTCGGCCCCACTCCCGCAGGTGCAGCTGGCTGGTGACGAAGGCCGGAGCTGGGACCAGCAGCTCCCACTGGGTATGGTGGTTTCTCTCAGGGAGCCTCGTCATCGTCATTGTTTGCTCCACAGTTGGCCTAATCATATGTGTGAAAAGAAGAAAGCCAAGGG GTGATGTAGTCAAGGTGATCGTCTCCGTCCAG CGGAAAAGACAGGAGGCAGAAGGTGAGGCCACAGTCATTGAGGCCCTGCAGGCCCCTCCGGACGTCACCACGGTGGCCGTGGAGGAGACAATACCCTCATTCACGGGGAGGAGCCCAAACCACTGA